In Aquiflexum balticum DSM 16537, a single genomic region encodes these proteins:
- the tnpA gene encoding IS66 family insertion sequence element accessory protein TnpA produces MKKINNDEYYDLFSRWQVSGKSKASFAEEEGISRTAFYYWCRKFDMKQPSLNGESSFSLVFPNPGLQKDPVIKINYPSGISIEFFGKVDSDTVKKLL; encoded by the coding sequence ATGAAAAAGATCAACAATGATGAGTATTATGACCTGTTCAGCAGGTGGCAGGTTTCAGGAAAGAGTAAAGCTTCATTTGCAGAGGAAGAAGGTATCTCAAGAACGGCATTTTATTATTGGTGCAGGAAGTTTGACATGAAACAGCCTTCACTGAACGGTGAATCCTCTTTTTCACTGGTGTTTCCAAATCCCGGTCTTCAAAAAGATCCTGTCATCAAGATCAATTATCCATCTGGTATAAGTATTGAGTTCTTCGGAAAAGTAGACAGTGATACTGTCAAAAAGCTTCTCTGA
- a CDS encoding M50 family metallopeptidase produces MRKNLISGLLGALLSVGVFAFAYFFLDQTHIDKFLLGNKIEAIIYFPMLIIAPLSALFMHELGHLLTGLALGQKLKLFVVAFFGIKDEDGRTKVFFNKNLSYFGGIAATVPKTEKDINPNSFSKILLAGPLFSFVYFIVCLLVFFQFDSYLNSFFAIAALTSFGLFLATTLPEKSGIMFTDRKRFQRLNSKGIAQESETAMYELLSKSIIDNSFKNIDIQKTAIMDKDNNLTTKFWAAYLRFMYFRENGLTEQEIEALQKLTTFKSEIPKSIWNTLKID; encoded by the coding sequence ATGAGAAAAAATTTGATTTCGGGACTTTTGGGAGCATTGCTAAGTGTAGGGGTTTTTGCATTTGCATATTTCTTTTTGGACCAAACACATATTGACAAGTTTCTACTAGGAAATAAAATTGAAGCAATCATTTATTTTCCAATGCTGATAATTGCACCATTATCTGCACTCTTCATGCACGAATTGGGGCATTTACTGACAGGGCTTGCATTGGGACAAAAACTTAAACTTTTTGTAGTGGCATTTTTCGGGATTAAAGATGAAGACGGAAGGACAAAGGTTTTTTTCAACAAAAATCTTTCATATTTCGGTGGTATTGCCGCAACTGTACCTAAAACTGAAAAGGACATTAATCCCAACTCATTTTCAAAAATTCTTTTAGCCGGACCACTCTTTTCTTTTGTGTATTTTATTGTTTGTTTATTGGTATTCTTTCAATTTGACAGTTATCTAAACTCATTTTTTGCAATAGCTGCATTGACATCCTTTGGATTGTTCCTTGCAACAACACTTCCTGAAAAGTCAGGTATTATGTTCACGGACAGAAAAAGATTTCAGAGACTAAATTCAAAAGGTATTGCACAAGAATCAGAAACAGCCATGTACGAGTTACTTTCTAAAAGTATCATTGACAACTCATTTAAGAACATTGATATACAGAAGACAGCTATAATGGACAAAGACAATAACCTGACTACAAAATTTTGGGCTGCATATTTGAGATTTATGTATTTCAGGGAGAATGGACTTACTGAACAAGAAATCGAAGCATTGCAAAAACTTACTACATTTAAAAGCGAAATACCGAAAAGCATTTGGAACACACTAAAAATAGACTAA
- a CDS encoding alpha/beta hydrolase-fold protein, with protein sequence MIKDNKMTKGLKIVLTIGLIIFFQQFVKAQGNQNQHFLQKAGVLDSLYSEVLNEPRKIYIQLPAGYTPEKNQKYPVVFILDGEMFLPTVNEVQNYYSGGFTPEMVMVGISNDKNRVRDLTTSTITTKYGMPFHEKNGEADNFRKFIETELIPFIENKYPVTDYRTLIGHSYGGLFTISTLINQPDLFANYLAIDPSLDWDDQKLLNEAHKTIATRNYENKALFLSLSGQLHMQNPQITIDNVMQDTTDFTLFARSNIAFSNMVKQNAKNRLSLEWKFYPRDIHGTVTFPSIMDGLISLFEWYQWENTDKFNSPDTPKEELLGIIKYREKKLKDHFGYAEPPYPEEILNMSGYMNMDMEQFEKAKMYFELATEYYPESANAFDSMADYYEAKGDSSNAIKYVTKAFELSGNDYYKKRIEGLKVKMNN encoded by the coding sequence ATGATTAAAGACAATAAAATGACCAAAGGATTAAAAATAGTATTGACCATAGGACTCATTATTTTCTTTCAACAATTTGTAAAAGCTCAGGGAAATCAAAATCAACATTTTTTACAAAAAGCAGGTGTTTTGGATAGTCTTTATTCCGAAGTACTAAATGAGCCAAGAAAGATTTATATTCAACTGCCTGCCGGTTATACCCCTGAGAAAAATCAAAAATACCCTGTAGTTTTTATTTTAGATGGAGAAATGTTTCTTCCTACAGTAAATGAAGTGCAAAATTATTATAGCGGTGGTTTTACGCCTGAAATGGTAATGGTCGGTATCTCGAATGATAAAAATAGAGTAAGAGACCTAACCACTTCAACTATAACTACTAAATATGGGATGCCTTTTCATGAAAAAAATGGGGAAGCTGATAATTTTAGGAAATTTATCGAGACAGAACTTATTCCTTTTATAGAAAACAAATATCCGGTTACTGATTATAGAACATTAATTGGTCATTCTTATGGAGGTTTGTTTACTATTTCCACACTAATTAACCAACCCGATTTATTCGCGAATTATTTAGCCATTGACCCAAGTCTGGATTGGGACGACCAAAAACTATTAAACGAGGCACATAAAACAATTGCTACCCGGAATTATGAAAACAAAGCTTTATTTCTGTCTTTAAGTGGGCAATTGCACATGCAGAACCCACAGATTACGATAGACAATGTAATGCAGGATACAACAGATTTCACTTTGTTCGCCCGTTCGAATATTGCCTTTTCAAACATGGTAAAGCAAAATGCTAAAAACAGATTATCTTTAGAATGGAAATTTTACCCAAGAGATATACACGGCACTGTTACTTTTCCATCAATTATGGATGGATTAATCTCTCTTTTTGAATGGTATCAATGGGAAAATACAGATAAATTCAATTCACCTGACACACCAAAAGAAGAGCTTCTCGGTATAATAAAATACAGGGAAAAGAAGCTCAAAGACCATTTTGGATATGCTGAACCTCCTTATCCGGAAGAAATTTTAAATATGTCAGGTTACATGAATATGGATATGGAACAGTTTGAAAAGGCAAAAATGTACTTTGAACTTGCCACTGAGTATTATCCTGAAAGTGCAAATGCCTTTGATTCTATGGCTGATTATTATGAAGCAAAAGGGGACTCTTCTAATGCAATCAAATATGTAACTAAAGCTTTTGAATTAAGTGGTAACGATTACTACAAGAAAAGAATCGAAGGTCTTAAAGTGAAAATGAATAACTGA
- a CDS encoding SDR family NAD(P)-dependent oxidoreductase, protein MNFKKKYGNWALVTGATSGIGAELTSQIAAKGINIILVARKEKGLEEHSTLLRNRYNIETKYIAADLSTEEGIERVKRTQEEIGLLVIAAGLEVNGAFESTPLEKELQLIQVNIVATLQLTHHFSKAMIDRKKGGILLIASLSGHMPNPYFSNYAGSKAYMLNLGASLYGELKPKGVDVSVLSPGLTNTPMVADNGVDWSKTPMTAMDPSIVAEIGLNGLGKSLLSVPGGKNKMMAWMAKHLPLEMQARMNEKMIRKAINTTKL, encoded by the coding sequence ATGAACTTTAAAAAAAAATATGGAAACTGGGCTTTGGTTACCGGAGCAACTTCAGGTATCGGTGCTGAGTTAACAAGCCAAATTGCTGCAAAAGGAATCAATATAATATTGGTAGCCCGTAAAGAAAAAGGATTGGAGGAACATTCAACTTTATTGCGGAATCGATACAATATAGAAACAAAGTACATTGCTGCAGATTTATCAACGGAAGAAGGAATTGAAAGAGTAAAAAGAACTCAAGAAGAAATCGGTCTTTTAGTTATCGCTGCCGGATTGGAAGTAAATGGAGCTTTTGAAAGTACACCACTGGAAAAAGAACTGCAGTTGATTCAGGTTAATATTGTTGCTACGCTTCAATTAACACACCACTTCAGTAAGGCGATGATTGACAGGAAAAAAGGAGGAATTCTTTTGATAGCAAGCTTATCAGGTCATATGCCCAATCCCTATTTTTCGAACTATGCAGGTTCCAAAGCATATATGCTGAATTTGGGCGCATCCTTATATGGCGAGTTAAAGCCAAAAGGTGTTGATGTCAGTGTTCTGTCTCCCGGCTTAACCAACACTCCGATGGTTGCAGATAATGGTGTGGACTGGAGTAAAACGCCTATGACAGCAATGGATCCGTCTATAGTTGCCGAAATTGGGTTAAATGGATTGGGCAAGAGCCTACTTTCTGTTCCAGGCGGAAAAAACAAAATGATGGCTTGGATGGCTAAACATTTACCTCTGGAAATGCAGGCAAGAATGAATGAAAAAATGATACGGAAAGCAATAAATACTACAAAACTTTAA
- a CDS encoding dihydrofolate reductase family protein has protein sequence MKKIIYYVASSLDGYIAGKNDDISKFILQGEGVEKYQSDLANFGTVIMGRKTYEFGFQYGLEPGQPAYPNMEHHIFSNSLKIDNLSESVKIEKLSIDKVNEIRKNAKTDIYLCGGGQFAGWLLENGLIDQLKLKLNPIVLGYGTKLFGSSTASGSWELIDKESFSDGLQILTYDRKD, from the coding sequence ATGAAAAAGATAATTTATTATGTAGCGAGTTCCTTAGACGGATATATTGCAGGAAAAAATGACGATATAAGCAAGTTCATTTTGCAAGGTGAAGGAGTTGAAAAATATCAATCTGACCTTGCTAATTTCGGAACAGTAATTATGGGACGGAAAACATATGAATTCGGCTTTCAATATGGACTCGAACCAGGGCAGCCTGCGTATCCAAATATGGAACACCACATTTTTTCGAATTCACTAAAAATTGATAACTTATCAGAATCCGTTAAAATCGAAAAGTTGAGTATAGACAAAGTGAATGAAATAAGAAAAAACGCTAAAACAGATATTTACCTATGTGGTGGCGGACAGTTTGCTGGATGGTTATTAGAAAATGGACTAATTGACCAATTGAAACTCAAATTGAACCCTATTGTACTTGGATATGGTACAAAACTATTTGGTTCTTCAACCGCAAGTGGAAGTTGGGAACTAATTGATAAAGAATCATTTTCGGATGGACTTCAAATTTTAACTTACGACAGGAAAGATTAG
- a CDS encoding helix-turn-helix domain-containing protein → MKFESNTLKLKGRVVFQKLRVSTFERLPKEYHENEACFIFVNQGNFQVRSQTEILQVNNETALLAKCLNYFYETVKKPGETNDNVEVIGIMLYPELIKSLFDFDIRNSNHMFDFNLKQVQVNKLLQHYRESINILLENPELADEELIKNKLREFIILMTKTIHAPSELDFLAAMFKPFFAKFEEVIQSNLYANLSLEELASLCHMSLSTFKRKFTEAYAESPQKYFTKVKVDKSIELLKNSELRISDIAYDLGFESPTTFNRVFKQQTGKSPSEYRMS, encoded by the coding sequence TTGAAATTCGAATCAAATACATTAAAACTTAAAGGCCGTGTTGTTTTTCAAAAGCTACGGGTTTCAACTTTCGAAAGACTGCCTAAAGAGTACCATGAGAACGAAGCTTGTTTCATTTTTGTGAATCAAGGTAATTTTCAAGTTAGGTCGCAAACCGAAATTTTACAGGTTAATAATGAAACCGCCTTATTAGCCAAATGCTTGAACTACTTCTATGAGACTGTAAAAAAACCTGGCGAGACGAATGACAATGTAGAGGTGATTGGTATAATGTTATATCCTGAGTTGATAAAGAGTTTATTTGATTTTGATATTAGAAATTCAAATCACATGTTTGATTTTAACCTAAAACAAGTACAGGTTAATAAACTACTCCAACACTACAGAGAAAGTATCAACATATTATTAGAGAATCCTGAATTGGCTGATGAGGAGTTAATAAAGAACAAACTAAGAGAGTTTATTATTTTGATGACTAAAACCATCCATGCACCATCTGAACTTGATTTTCTTGCCGCTATGTTCAAGCCCTTTTTTGCAAAGTTTGAAGAAGTTATCCAAAGTAATTTGTATGCTAACTTGAGTCTCGAGGAATTGGCAAGTCTTTGCCACATGAGTTTATCAACCTTTAAAAGAAAGTTTACAGAAGCGTATGCTGAGAGCCCTCAAAAATACTTCACAAAAGTAAAAGTGGATAAATCTATTGAATTATTGAAAAATAGTGAGTTGCGCATTTCAGACATTGCCTATGACTTAGGATTTGAATCACCTACCACCTTCAACAGAGTATTTAAACAACAAACAGGCAAAAGCCCTTCTGAATATCGAATGAGCTAA
- a CDS encoding RES domain-containing protein, translating to MKVCTSCFSDKELKGFISSSNEIGDCDICESNSQPLLSVSELFDFFQELLNNFKVFENGMPLSSKIQSNWSFFSSHAVANKILNYVLPNLLTEITSSNINVEYTDDIIENYNHWEVLKEELKWKNRFVIDIKRLTEEEFGWDEFFNTQFKLDKDVELFRARLHHKSGMEAYQPYDMYCPKKELASGGRANPSGIPFLYLSDNPETVLYEVRASYLDELSVGTFQLKSENEPIKLVDFTEDTFLFQPNSSSINKTIKGKLLRQKISSDLSKPMRRYDSELEYIPTQFICEFIKVFTGALGIRFNSSLHPKGNNIVLFDKDLMTCIGVKKVKINSVNLQGLEIKH from the coding sequence ATGAAGGTTTGTACAAGTTGTTTTTCTGACAAAGAGCTTAAAGGATTTATCAGTTCTTCTAATGAAATCGGAGATTGTGATATTTGCGAGTCAAATAGTCAGCCACTTTTAAGTGTTTCAGAACTATTTGATTTTTTCCAGGAGTTGTTGAACAACTTTAAGGTTTTTGAAAATGGAATGCCATTAAGCTCAAAAATTCAATCGAATTGGAGTTTTTTTAGTTCACATGCTGTTGCCAATAAAATTTTGAACTATGTATTGCCAAATTTACTGACTGAGATAACTTCCTCAAACATAAATGTTGAATACACTGATGATATTATTGAAAATTACAATCATTGGGAAGTTCTAAAAGAAGAGTTGAAGTGGAAAAATAGATTTGTAATTGATATTAAGCGATTAACAGAAGAGGAATTTGGTTGGGATGAATTCTTCAATACCCAATTCAAATTGGATAAAGATGTTGAGCTTTTTCGAGCTAGACTTCATCATAAAAGCGGAATGGAGGCTTATCAACCTTACGATATGTATTGTCCTAAAAAAGAGTTAGCTAGTGGAGGAAGAGCTAATCCATCTGGGATTCCATTTTTATATTTAAGCGATAATCCAGAAACTGTACTTTATGAAGTCAGAGCATCATATTTAGATGAGTTAAGCGTAGGGACATTTCAATTAAAATCTGAAAATGAACCAATAAAATTAGTTGATTTTACGGAAGACACCTTTCTTTTTCAACCAAATTCTAGTTCAATAAACAAAACTATAAAAGGAAAATTACTGAGACAAAAAATTAGCAGTGATTTATCAAAGCCAATGCGGAGATACGATAGTGAATTAGAATATATACCTACTCAATTCATATGTGAGTTTATTAAAGTATTCACAGGAGCATTAGGTATTCGTTTTAATAGTTCACTTCATCCAAAAGGTAACAATATAGTTCTGTTCGACAAAGATTTAATGACTTGTATAGGGGTGAAAAAGGTAAAAATAAATTCCGTCAATTTACAAGGATTAGAGATAAAGCACTAG
- the tnpC gene encoding IS66 family transposase, producing MENGEKDYKKLYEEALLTLSEKEEIISDQQFELDKLRRHLFGFRSEKRTNNVGDDQLGLFELGTTKSVQEELSGSITLAEKPAAKKRAKGTGRMSLPEELRREEVVIEPSESTEGCTRIGEEVTEVLEVVPASFYVKRYVRPKYARPNGEGIIIGTLPDRVIEKGIPSESVIAQMTVDKYVYGMPLHRQIDKYTKMGVRIPASSASDWIMRGWDHLRPLWELLRLIVVSQKYLQVDETPIKVLDRDHKNGIHQGYMWLYHAPVNRLVLFDYRKGRDQSGPKEMLADFRGIIQTDGYTVYDSLYGNHPDIHLTFCMAHARRKFVDAVKDDEEHANYVLDEIGKLYLLEAKMRDEGIDWQQRTALRKEHAESVLENLGRWLEEKQYSYRPKSPMGQAIAYANKRWAGLSAYVLHGRMEIDNNLVENAVRPLAVGRKAYLFTGSHQAAEMTAAMYSFMASCKKNKINEFDWLKDVFERIQSHKQKDLYQLLPSNWEEYRPK from the coding sequence ATGGAAAACGGGGAAAAAGACTACAAAAAACTGTACGAAGAAGCCCTGTTGACCTTATCGGAGAAAGAAGAGATAATCTCGGATCAGCAGTTCGAACTCGATAAACTCCGCAGACATCTTTTTGGATTCAGGAGTGAGAAACGTACGAACAATGTAGGGGATGACCAGTTGGGACTTTTTGAACTTGGCACCACAAAATCAGTACAGGAAGAACTTTCCGGATCAATAACCTTGGCTGAAAAGCCAGCTGCAAAGAAAAGAGCCAAAGGTACGGGACGTATGAGCCTTCCCGAAGAACTCAGAAGGGAAGAAGTGGTGATCGAACCATCAGAATCCACCGAAGGCTGCACAAGGATCGGCGAAGAGGTCACAGAAGTTCTCGAAGTTGTGCCTGCATCATTCTATGTCAAGCGGTATGTCCGCCCAAAGTATGCAAGACCGAACGGTGAAGGCATCATTATCGGGACGCTTCCTGACAGGGTGATAGAAAAAGGCATTCCCTCCGAATCGGTAATTGCCCAAATGACCGTTGATAAATATGTTTATGGGATGCCGCTCCACAGACAGATCGACAAGTACACCAAGATGGGGGTACGTATCCCTGCTTCAAGCGCATCTGACTGGATCATGAGAGGCTGGGACCATCTCAGACCGCTCTGGGAGCTGCTACGGCTGATAGTGGTCAGCCAAAAATATCTCCAGGTCGATGAAACACCGATAAAGGTTCTGGACAGAGACCATAAAAACGGTATCCACCAGGGTTACATGTGGCTGTACCATGCCCCGGTGAACAGGCTTGTGCTGTTCGATTACAGAAAAGGAAGGGATCAGTCAGGTCCCAAAGAAATGCTTGCGGACTTTAGAGGCATCATCCAGACGGATGGTTATACAGTCTATGATTCTCTTTATGGGAACCATCCGGATATCCATCTGACTTTCTGTATGGCGCACGCCAGACGGAAGTTTGTGGATGCTGTAAAGGATGATGAAGAACATGCCAACTACGTGCTGGACGAAATCGGAAAGCTCTACCTTCTGGAAGCAAAGATGCGGGATGAAGGAATAGATTGGCAGCAGCGGACAGCGTTGAGAAAGGAACATGCGGAATCTGTTCTGGAAAATCTCGGAAGATGGCTGGAAGAAAAACAGTACAGCTACAGGCCCAAAAGCCCGATGGGTCAGGCCATAGCATATGCCAACAAAAGATGGGCAGGACTGAGCGCTTACGTGCTGCACGGACGTATGGAAATCGATAACAACCTTGTGGAAAATGCAGTGAGACCACTGGCAGTAGGCAGAAAAGCATATCTGTTTACCGGATCACACCAGGCAGCAGAAATGACCGCTGCCATGTACTCCTTCATGGCAAGCTGCAAAAAGAATAAAATCAACGAGTTTGATTGGCTCAAGGATGTCTTCGAAAGAATCCAATCCCATAAGCAAAAAGATCTTTATCAACTACTGCCATCAAACTGGGAAGAATACCGACCTAAATAA
- a CDS encoding alpha/beta fold hydrolase, which translates to MKTQIINTKKGTIEFSRVGTGIPILFIHGGHSSCNEVLFHKGFDTNRFCLITPSRPGYGNTPLSQNVSPKQTAALFVAMLDELKLKSVIVIGISAGGLSAIELASNFPARVTKLILISAVTKKWMTAKDKTYIKAKKIFAPKIEKFSWALFRFFYLLFPNLMAKTMLKELSNSQSIDLAKAEVAELFEMIKLQRSKNGFVNDLDQDIDQNVINGIACPTLILHSSNDNAVNLEHAEYAHSKIKNSILEIYDNKWGHLLWLGQESYTPIKDTLKFIE; encoded by the coding sequence ATGAAGACACAAATAATCAATACCAAAAAGGGGACAATAGAATTTAGCAGGGTTGGAACAGGTATTCCTATACTTTTTATTCACGGTGGGCACAGCAGTTGCAACGAAGTTCTTTTTCATAAAGGTTTTGACACCAATCGATTTTGCCTGATTACACCTTCGAGACCAGGTTATGGAAATACACCGCTTTCCCAAAATGTTTCACCTAAGCAGACAGCAGCGTTGTTCGTTGCGATGCTTGATGAACTAAAGCTAAAATCAGTAATTGTAATTGGGATTTCTGCTGGCGGACTAAGTGCTATTGAATTAGCGTCAAATTTTCCTGCCCGAGTAACCAAACTTATTTTGATTTCTGCTGTGACAAAAAAATGGATGACAGCAAAAGACAAAACTTATATCAAAGCAAAAAAAATATTCGCACCTAAAATTGAAAAATTCAGCTGGGCACTTTTCCGCTTTTTTTATTTATTGTTTCCAAATTTAATGGCCAAGACCATGTTGAAAGAGCTTTCCAATTCTCAATCAATTGATCTGGCTAAAGCCGAAGTAGCGGAGCTCTTTGAAATGATAAAACTCCAGCGGTCAAAAAATGGTTTTGTAAATGACTTAGACCAAGATATTGATCAAAATGTAATCAATGGAATAGCCTGTCCGACACTTATATTACATAGTTCAAATGACAATGCAGTCAACCTTGAACATGCTGAATATGCTCACTCAAAAATCAAAAACTCAATTTTAGAAATTTACGATAACAAGTGGGGACATTTACTTTGGCTCGGACAAGAGAGTTATACTCCGATTAAAGATACCTTGAAATTTATTGAATAG
- the tnpB gene encoding IS66 family insertion sequence element accessory protein TnpB (TnpB, as the term is used for proteins encoded by IS66 family insertion elements, is considered an accessory protein, since TnpC, encoded by a neighboring gene, is a DDE family transposase.) — protein sequence MLALSSSARYFMYKEPTDMRFGINSLSGLVRNKLGFDPMNGDVFVFIGKRSDQIRMLQWDGDGFAMYVKKLERGTFERPVLAGNGITSSQLSLLLQGVRLESVSYRDRYTSLKRV from the coding sequence ATGCTTGCCCTGTCAAGTTCGGCCAGGTATTTCATGTACAAAGAACCTACCGACATGCGCTTTGGCATCAACTCACTGTCAGGCCTTGTCCGAAACAAGCTTGGCTTTGATCCCATGAACGGGGATGTTTTTGTGTTCATCGGCAAGCGTTCTGACCAGATCCGTATGCTTCAATGGGATGGGGACGGTTTTGCCATGTATGTCAAAAAGCTCGAAAGGGGGACTTTTGAACGTCCTGTGCTTGCCGGTAACGGGATTACAAGCAGTCAACTGAGCCTGCTCTTACAGGGGGTAAGGCTTGAATCGGTGAGTTACAGAGACCGCTACACCTCCCTGAAAAGAGTGTGA
- a CDS encoding sce7725 family protein, whose amino-acid sequence MYYPFLRARQFELIALRELASEEATQGVIVPILEPVKETHTNLTLANKIFLEKGQIAYIIVNPMIGELAGDSNFYLDYLNSLESNAFKPAFHYRNSPENNSNYIHESIINYNLSDCMLICQNDIQDTDENFRILAESVGITSFNVVDPGRNRSFNRYISSLNKIYIRLDDLFEKQARNSDFLDISEHRFSEEHLYFDGEGYQGFSDYTVLPSEFIDGGSTPRAVVIHLTYLNGENQIWIRHFTSDTNDSIANVQGKFAEAATKAVNYCRQNGLTNSAITELESYFDNEHYPGLGTVKKISIKNHLLVLSHFLRNR is encoded by the coding sequence ATGTACTATCCATTTTTAAGGGCAAGACAATTCGAACTGATAGCTCTAAGAGAGTTGGCATCTGAAGAAGCAACGCAAGGTGTTATTGTTCCAATTTTGGAACCAGTCAAAGAAACCCATACCAATTTGACTCTAGCGAATAAAATTTTTCTTGAAAAAGGTCAAATAGCATACATTATTGTCAATCCAATGATTGGAGAACTTGCGGGAGATAGTAATTTTTATCTTGATTATTTAAATTCATTAGAAAGCAATGCTTTTAAACCTGCTTTTCACTACAGAAATAGTCCAGAGAATAATTCAAATTATATCCATGAAAGCATTATTAATTACAATCTTAGTGATTGTATGCTAATCTGTCAAAATGACATTCAAGATACTGATGAAAATTTTCGAATACTAGCAGAATCAGTTGGTATTACATCTTTTAACGTAGTAGATCCGGGTAGAAATAGATCTTTCAATAGATATATTAGTAGCTTAAATAAAATTTATATTCGTTTAGACGATTTATTCGAAAAACAAGCAAGAAACAGTGATTTTCTTGATATAAGCGAACATAGGTTTTCCGAAGAGCATCTTTATTTTGACGGAGAAGGATATCAAGGATTTTCTGATTATACAGTTTTACCAAGCGAATTCATTGATGGAGGAAGCACACCAAGAGCTGTTGTAATTCATTTGACTTATTTAAATGGAGAAAATCAAATTTGGATAAGACATTTTACTTCTGATACCAATGATTCAATTGCCAATGTTCAAGGTAAATTTGCAGAAGCAGCAACAAAGGCTGTTAATTATTGCAGGCAAAATGGTCTTACAAATTCCGCAATAACTGAATTAGAATCATATTTTGACAACGAACATTATCCAGGATTGGGAACAGTAAAAAAAATATCTATCAAGAATCATTTATTGGTTCTAAGTCATTTTTTAAGAAATAGATAG
- a CDS encoding sce7726 family protein, translated as MDFTSINYKIDRYDENWIKSENSTYLDYLKYVYSVLVFNYQNEYVFKNEFLNKWLISELGETNSKIFSEFRVGNSIADLAMFNGCSKIFEIKTELDSDARLSLQLTNYRKAFNEIYIIIPKSKLSSYSKYDKTVGLITYDSNSENTFTLLRNAKTNFDIEPSTIMTILHSKEYKSIVKKHYGYLPNMTSFSQYNLCSDLIIKIPKEKLNKLFITEIKKRGINNALSSRYYKEFNQLFLALKMNRDSKNKMIDILKTPIQL; from the coding sequence ATGGACTTTACCTCAATTAATTATAAGATTGATAGATATGATGAAAATTGGATAAAATCTGAAAATTCAACCTATTTAGACTATTTAAAGTATGTTTATTCAGTTTTGGTGTTTAATTATCAAAATGAATATGTTTTTAAAAATGAATTTTTAAATAAATGGCTGATTTCAGAACTTGGCGAGACAAATTCTAAAATATTCAGCGAATTTAGAGTAGGTAATTCTATTGCTGATTTAGCAATGTTTAATGGTTGTTCAAAGATTTTTGAGATTAAGACAGAACTTGATTCGGATGCTCGATTAAGCTTACAACTTACAAACTATAGAAAAGCATTCAATGAAATTTACATCATAATACCCAAGTCAAAATTGAGCAGCTATAGTAAATACGATAAAACTGTTGGTCTTATCACATATGATTCAAATAGTGAAAATACATTCACTCTGTTGCGTAATGCAAAAACAAATTTTGATATTGAGCCATCCACTATTATGACAATCTTACATTCCAAAGAATATAAGTCTATAGTAAAGAAGCATTACGGTTATCTTCCCAATATGACAAGTTTTAGCCAGTATAATCTTTGTAGTGATTTGATTATTAAAATACCTAAAGAAAAATTGAATAAACTTTTCATTACCGAAATTAAAAAAAGAGGCATTAATAATGCTTTGTCTTCAAGATATTACAAAGAGTTTAATCAATTATTTTTGGCTCTAAAAATGAATCGCGACTCAAAAAACAAAATGATTGACATTCTAAAAACACCAATTCAACTTTAA